One Streptomyces sp. Sge12 genomic window, GACGCCGAGGTTGGACAGCGAGCAGGCGAGGTCGGGTTCGTACGCGGTGGGGTTGCCCGTCACCGGATCGGCCAGCCGCCGGCAGACCTCCAATGCCTCCTCGACGGCGGCCAGGGCCTCCGCCCGCCGCCCCACCCCCGACAGCCGGGCGCCGAGGTTGGACAGCGCGCGGGCGAGGTCGGGTTCGTACGCGGTGGGGTTGCCCGTCACCGGATCGGCCAGCCGCCGGTAGACCTCCAATGCCTCCTCGACGGCGGCCAGGGCCTCCGCCCGCCGCCCCACCTCCGACAGCCGGTTGCCGAGGTTGGACAGCGAGCGGGCGAGGTCGGGTTCGTACGCGGTGGGGTTGCCCGTCACCGGATCGGCCAGCCGCCGCCGGATCTCCACCGCCTCCTGCTCCGCGTCCAGGGCCTCCGCCCGCCGCCCCACCCCCGACAACTGGACGCCGAGGTTGGACAGCGAGCCGGCGAGGTCGGGTTCGTACGCGGTGGGGTTGCCCGTCACCGGATCGGCCAGCCACCGCCGGATCTCCACCGCTTCCTCGACGGCGTCCAGGGCCTCCGCCCGCCGCCCCACCTCCGACAGATGGTTGCCGAGGTTGGACAGCGAGGCGGCGAGGTCGGGTTCGTACGCGGTGGGGTTGCCCGTCACCGGATCGGCCAGCCGCCGGCAGACCTCCACCGCCTCCTCGACGGCGTCCACGGCCTCCGCCCACCGCCCCACCCCCGACAGATGGTTGCCGAGGTTGGACAGCGAGCCGGCGAGGTCGGGTTCGTACGCGGTGGGGTTGCCCGTCACCGGATCGGCCAGCCGCCGGTAGACCTCCACCGCCTCCTCGACGGCGTCCAAGGCCTCCGCCCACCGCCCCACCCCCGAAAGATGGACGCCGAGGTTGGACAGCGAGCCGGCGAGGTCGGGTTCGTACGCGGTGGGGTTGCCCGTCACCGAATCAGCCAGCCGCCGCCGGATCTCCACCGCCTCCTGCTCCGCGTCCAAGGCCTCCGCCCGCCGCCCCACCCCCGAAAGATGGTTGCCGAGGTTGGACAGCGAGGCGGCGAGGTCGGGTTCGTACGCGGTGGGGTTGCCCGTCACCGAATCAGCCAGCCGCCGCCGGATCTCCACCGCCTCCTGCTCCGCGTCCAAGGCCTCCGTCCGCCGCCCCACCTCCGACAGATGGCTGCCGAGGTTGGACAGCGAGCGGGCGAGGTCGGGTTCGTACGCGGTGGGGTTGCCCGTCACCGGATCGGCCAGCCGCCGGTAGACCTCCACCGCCTCCTCGACGGCGTCCACGGCCTCCGCCCACCGCCCCACCCCCGACAGATGGACGCCGAGGTTAAACAATGACGCGGCCAGGGCGGGTTCGTCCGCGGTCTGGTCGCGCAGGGCTTGCGTGAGGTCGGTGGTGAGTCGCAGCGCGAGGGCGGCGAGGACGTGGGAGGGGTAGGGCAGTGCAGCCGTCGCGTTCAGCAGGGCGTCGGGGTGGGGCGTGGTGGAGTCCAGGGCGGCGTCCAGGTTGTGGAGGACCAGCCTGCTGGTCTCGGTGCGCTGGGCGTTGTAGTGGGCGACGACCGCGCGGGCCAGGACGGTGATGAGCTGGGCTTGCTGGTCGGGGGCCGCGGCAGCCAGGAGCGCGGGCAGGGGCGTGCCGGGGCCGGTCAGGACGGTGGAGGCGTGGTACTCGGCAACGCGGTCGGGCTGGAGGGAGCCCCAGTAGGTGCGGTTGTCTGGGTCCGGGGGATACAGCGAGGCGAGCCACTGGGCCGCGGTCGGGGCGGTGTGGGGGGCCAGTCCGGGGACGGTCTCGGTCACGCGCAGTGCCTCGGTGTGGTCGGCGGCTCCGCAGACCGCGGCGACGGCCACCGCCCGCTCCAGGACCTTTGTCCCGGGACGTAGCTCGAAGGCAGGGGCGGCGGCGCTGCCTTCCCAGAAGCGTCCCTCATGTGTGAGGAGGACGGCTTCGGCGGGCTCCCCCGGAAGGGTGGGGGCTGGTGTGGGCCCGTGCTGCAGGAGGGTGGTGAGAGCGGTCATCTGCAGGGTGAGGGCGTTGGCGTAGCGGGGGTGGGCGATGTCGGCGGGGGGCCGAATGCCGGCGGCAAGGGCCGCCCAGTCGTACGTGGGCAGGGCGGGAACGTGGGACAGCAGACGGGCGAAGCCCGCCAGGGCGGCACCGAACGCTGCGGCACGGTCTTCGGATTCCGGCCCGGAGGGGAGCAGGGGCGCCAGCTCGGTGACCACCGTCGCGGTGAGGATGTCGGTGGTCTCGCGGCTGGTGCCGCTTAGGGAGTCGGTACGCCACTGGCCGTCGGAGCGGGCCAGGAGCAGCAGCCGCACGCGGTGGCGCGATTCCCGCAGGTGCTCGATGAGGTCGCGCAGGAGCCGGGGGCGGACCTCTGCGTAGTCGACGACGACCAGG contains:
- a CDS encoding tetratricopeptide repeat protein, which gives rise to MRLSVPGRPKSGFGSGYLVAPRLVLTAAHVLGDGTRPAPGTVTICRPAPYVPDPAGEQDTADGMGRQFRATVRWYRKDDAVDAVLVEIDDTPAQDGTPWPVPASLQDTATRPPQRWGRLIGNRRHPVTMVGYPLMQHTPDTGHSYDKQFDGHISPGSGSLARRYEISSTDPVLRPHLQQNSATTGWSGMSGAAVLTDRRSGGLLCGVTRYDLKAAGGTILTATPASTLLADPGFTAVVAEHTPGWPPVLEPAEPARLLTPAARDRALTSPAALLRADTEAVPFHGRDHDLRQLHAWCTQGPPALSAQAVTGPGGQGKTRLARHLTATLRGEGWITGHLRSDLADSRIPDFTTLDTDLPLLVVVDYAEVRPRLLRDLIEHLRESRHRVRLLLLARSDGQWRTDSLSGTSRETTDILTATVVTELAPLLPSGPESEDRAAAFGAALAGFARLLSHVPALPTYDWAALAAGIRPPADIAHPRYANALTLQMTALTTLLQHGPTPAPTLPGEPAEAVLLTHEGRFWEGSAAAPAFELRPGTKVLERAVAVAAVCGAADHTEALRVTETVPGLAPHTAPTAAQWLASLYPPDPDNRTYWGSLQPDRVAEYHASTVLTGPGTPLPALLAAAAPDQQAQLITVLARAVVAHYNAQRTETSRLVLHNLDAALDSTTPHPDALLNATAALPYPSHVLAALALRLTTDLTQALRDQTADEPALAASLFNLGVHLSGVGRWAEAVDAVEEAVEVYRRLADPVTGNPTAYEPDLARSLSNLGSHLSEVGRRTEALDAEQEAVEIRRRLADSVTGNPTAYEPDLAASLSNLGNHLSGVGRRAEALDAEQEAVEIRRRLADSVTGNPTAYEPDLAGSLSNLGVHLSGVGRWAEALDAVEEAVEVYRRLADPVTGNPTAYEPDLAGSLSNLGNHLSGVGRWAEAVDAVEEAVEVCRRLADPVTGNPTAYEPDLAASLSNLGNHLSEVGRRAEALDAVEEAVEIRRWLADPVTGNPTAYEPDLAGSLSNLGVQLSGVGRRAEALDAEQEAVEIRRRLADPVTGNPTAYEPDLARSLSNLGNRLSEVGRRAEALAAVEEALEVYRRLADPVTGNPTAYEPDLARALSNLGARLSGVGRRAEALAAVEEALEVCRRLADPVTGNPTAYEPDLACSLSNLGVQLSGVGRRAEALDAEQEAVEVYRRLADPVTGNPTAYEPDLARSLSNLGNRLSGVGRWAEALDAVEEAVEVYRRLADPVTGNPTAYEPDLARALSNLGVQLSGVGRRAEALDAEQEAVEIR